The stretch of DNA CGAGCAGGATATACCTGGTTTCGGCTTGCGAGTGCCTCGGGTCCGGCATGATCAGCGCCAGTGGATCACCGAAGACCGTGGTCGCCTCTTCGAATGAGACACCATGCTTTTGGAGATTGCTTTCCGCCTTCTCCGGATCCCACTCGAATCTGTAGCCCATTCGTAATCTAAACGATGAGGAGGGAAACAGCAGCTA from Longimicrobium sp. encodes:
- a CDS encoding BrnT family toxin yields the protein MGYRFEWDPEKAESNLQKHGVSFEEATTVFGDPLALIMPDPRHSQAETRYILLGLSHRYRLLVVAHTERTGSVRIISARLATRSERKAYEESRFR